AAGCCTGGGACAAGGAGATGAACGTCAACGCCAAGGGCGTGTTCCTCATGTGCCGGGCCGCGGCGCGCCACATGATCGAACGGGGAGAGGGCGGCAAGATCATCAACATCGCCTCCACGTCGGGCAAAATCGGGCGGAAGCGATTCTCGGCCTACTGCGCGTCCAAGGCGGCGATCATCCGGTTCACCCAGGCCCTGGCACAGGAAGTCGGTCCCCACGGGATCAACGTCAACTCGGTGTCGCCCACCGCGGTCGATACGGAACGCCTGGGATTCATCGAAGAGGCCGTATCCGACGGCGCCGTCCAGGGCAGATCGTGGAAAAACAGCGAGGCCCACCGGACTTTTATCCAGGAGAAATCCGCCATCTCTCCTCTTGGCCGAGTGGCCCGGGGCGACGACGTGGCACAAACGGTCGCTTTCCTGGCCTCATCGGAATCGGACTACCTCACGGCCGTGGACCTGGTGGTGGCGGGCGGCGCGGAGATCTTCTGATGAACCCTCGTAAACCCCGCCTGGACGGCAAGGTGGCCGTCGTGACAGGCGCGGGCACGCAAAGCGACGTGGCAGGTACCGGACAGGCGACCGCCGTGCTCCTGGCCCAGGAAGGCGCGAAGGTGCTGCTGACGGACCGAAGCGCGGAGAACGCCGGAAAGACGCTGGCCGTCATCGAGGAAGAAGGGGGTACGGCGTCGGTCTTCGCCGGGGACGTGACCCGGTCGGCAGACTGCCGGGCCATGACCGAAACCGCGGTGGAACGGTACGGCGGGCTGCACATCCTCTTCAACAACGTGGGGCTCAGCTATCCGGGTACGGTGGTGGACGTGCAAGAGGAGCATTGGGACGAAATCATGGCGGTGAACCTCAAGGCCATGATGCTCGCGAGCCGGTTCGCCATACCGGCGATGATGGATGCCGGGGGCGGATCCATCATCAACATGGCGTCCGTCGACGGATTCCGGAGCGGATGGTCGTACAACGTCGCCTACGAGACTTCCAAGGGCGGGGTCATCGCCCTGACGATCAACATGGCGGTACAGCACGGCAGGGACGGGATCCGTGTGAACTGCATCGCCCCGGGGCACCTGCACGGGTCCTTCACCGCCGGGCTGTCGGATGCGCACCGGGAACTCCGGCGGCGCTCCACGCCGCTGGGCACCGAGGGCACGGCCTGGGACGTAGCCCACGCGGCCGTCTTCCTGGCCGGCGACGAATCCCGCTGGATCACGGGGATCACGCTCCCGGTCGACGCGGGTTCCTCCATCGCCCTGCCCCTTTCGGTCCTGCCCCGGGACGAGGGCGGCATCCTCCCTGACGCGGAAAGTGCCCGTTTCTGACCTTAAACCGTCCTTTAACCGTCTCCCGGTTGGAAACACCGGACAACACAAAGCCGTTTCTCCCCGTCCAATCATTGAACGGGGAGAAACGGCTTCGGTGTGTTATTGCGACCGGCGGTCCGGTCGTCGGGCCGCACTAGGGTCGCTGGGTCTTCATGTGAGCCCACGTCAAGGTCGATGGGTCTTCATGCGGGGCTGCTTCTTGGACGACCGGTCTTCCTCCGGAGGCGGTGGAGGTGGAGGCGGTGAAGGGGGTTCGTCTCTCGGTGGCGGTGGAGGCGTCCTGTCCGGTGGCCGGTCATCCCTCGGAGGCGGCGCCTCGATCGGCGGTTCATCTTTTGGAATCGGCGGATTGACCGGTCGCCGGTCATCCCGTCGTGGCGGCTTCGCCGTCGGCCGATAGTCCCGTCGAGGCGGTCGATAGATGGTCGGCCGGTCATAGGACCTGCGGGGCCGGCGGGGCCGGTACACGGTCGGCCGATCATAGGACGAACGGGGTCGATAGACGGTTGGCCAGTCCTGCCCTTGACGGGGTGTTATAACATCGGACAGGTCATCCGACTGCCTGATCGCGATGGCGTCGATCCGGAGCGTGTAGGCTTCGTTACTCCGGTCCGCGTCTGTTTTCTCGCCGGAGAAAAACCGAGCCACGTTCTCAAGTTCCGAATACAGGGAGACTTCCTCTCTGGTCTCCTCCACTTTGACGATGAGCAGCCTGTTCGCCCCGATCTGCGATGCTCTGAGCCGCAACTTATTGACGAGGGCCTCCCGCGCCGTCCCCGTGATGTGGATGGCCGCGACGCGGATGTAGGAACCGGGCCCCAGTTCAGACACGGTGAAAACGGTCTTTACATCGAAGTACCCGACCGATGGCAACGCGCCCTGGGTGTCCAGCCAGACTAACGACGTTTCCGAACCGTCCGACGTGCCTGCTCCGCGCGAGTCGCCGGACCCGCCTGAACCAAGCTGGGTGTACGACGAGCATCCGGCGAAAATCATGGCAAATGCGAATACCAGACAGCGCATGGTAGACCTCCTGCCTTCGGAATCGCGGAATAGCCAGTATTGAATTCTGGAAATGCTGAGAAAGCGTCGCTGTTTGATTGTAATGTACTAACTATTTGTCGAACAGGAAACAAATTCTGTTGAAGGTCGGGTATTTGGAGGGAGGGCGTCCGCGGACAGGGCGTCCACAGGACCATCACGGACGATGCGTGATTGGACCACGATTCGGTAAAGACAATCGCCCGTTCTATTCCGGTACGTAGGCTTTCGGCGCCATGGCGTCGATATCGGTGACCACGTCGACGACAACCGGTCCATCCGCGGCAAGCGCTTCTTCGAGCGCCGGCCGGATCCGCTCCGGGTCTTCCACGCGTATCCCCTTGCATCCCATGGACTTGGCCACTCCGGAGAAATCGATGTCCTCGAAGACCCACAGGTCGTCCGACCCCTGGCCCCGCCGGCCGCTCGCATCTTCGAAAGCATCCCGGCACTGGTTGAAGGACCGGTTGTTGTTGATCACCGTGACGGTGTTGATCCCGAACCTGGCGGCCGTCTCGAGTTCCCCGAGGTGGTACCAGAATCCGCCGTCGCCGGTGAAGCAGATGACGGGACGGTCCGGCGCCGCGCACTTGGCGCCCATGGCCGCGGGGAAGGCCCAGCCCAGGGACCCGGCACAGCGGAGGTAGGTCTGACCCGGGTTCGTGATCTCGATCATGGCGCCCGTCCACATGCCGGCGTGGCCCGTGTCCGACAGGAGGATGGCGTCAGATGGGAGGAATTCGGTGATTTCTTGGCAAAGCCGCTCGGGGCGGATGGGCACGGCGCCCGATCGAAGCAGATCGTCGAATTCAGCCCGCCACCGGTCGACGAGCACGCGCACGCGCTCCGTCCAGGCCGCCCGGTCCGGGACCGGGGCCGCGGCCTCGATGAGGCGTTCCAGTGTCGCTTTCGCGTCGCCCTGGATAGCGACTTCGGCGGGATAGTTGCGGCCGATCTGGGCAGGGTCCACGTCGATCTGTATGACAGGCGTTCCCTGCCGGGGAATCTGCCAGAAGTGGCTGACCTGCCCGCCCGTATGGCTGCCCACGAAGATCACGAGATCCGCCTCCGAGACGATCTCGTTGGCGCAATTGCGGGAGTAGGTGCCCACCACGCCTGCGGACAGCGGGTGGTTCTCGAGTATCGTGCCCTTGGCGTTGAGAGAGGTCGCCACCGGGACGGAGAGCTTCTCGGCCAACCGGACCACCTCGGCCTGCGCGGCCGATGCAGTAACCCCGCCTCCCGCGACCAAAACCGGCCGCTCCGACCGGGCAATGCGTTGCGCCGCATCCGCGACACGACCGGGCTCCGGTTCGGGACGAAAGGCCGGATACCGTGCGAAGGACGCCTCCACGGTCACCTCGGCGTCGAGTTTAGAACCTGCCGCGAGATCGCCGGACAGGCCCAGGAAGTCCAGGTGGACCGGACGGGGCGCGCCCGTGGTGGCTTCGCGGAAGGCCTGGCGCAGCAGGAAAGGGATCTGTTCCACGCCATCCACGTAGGCATTGAACTTGGTGACCGGATCGTAGAGGGGGCGGTGGTCGATCTCCTGGTAGGCCTGCTGATAGAGATAGTGGGGCATCCAGCGGCCCGTGACGGCGATGACCGGCGAGCACGCGAGCCAGGCGTCCTGGAGCCCGGCGGCGAGATTGGCCGCGCCCACGGACTGCGCCATGGCGATGCCGGGGCCGTGGGCGACCCGCGCGTATCCGTCGGCCATGTACGCAGCGGCCTTTTCGGAATGGCACCGGATCCGCCGGATACCCAGTTTCTCCATCTCCACGAGGGCGCCGTCCAGGACGTATGGAACGTGGAAGACGGCCCGGATCCCGTAGCCGCGCAGCATCTCCGCGATGTACCGGTAGCCGGTCATTTCAGGCATCGGGGTTCCTGTTCTACCCTTTCAGGATATCAGACCACCGGAGGATCCGGGTGGTGGCAAGGTCAGAAAATGTACTCTAATTAAGGGCAAGGAACTCGATTTGGGTAGGGCTAATACATCCGCGAAGCGGCCGACGAGTTCTCATACCGACATGACGCAAAA
This window of the Gemmatimonadota bacterium genome carries:
- a CDS encoding SDR family oxidoreductase, giving the protein MYNLQGKTALVTGAGGERGIGRAVAIRLAKEGADLIVSDRVANPYPGDSSEWQGLPSVVREIEAAGRSAEAILADVSQADRVERLVSGSIDRFGRIDILVNGAGSLPGKDRVLVVDMEEEAWDKEMNVNAKGVFLMCRAAARHMIERGEGGKIINIASTSGKIGRKRFSAYCASKAAIIRFTQALAQEVGPHGINVNSVSPTAVDTERLGFIEEAVSDGAVQGRSWKNSEAHRTFIQEKSAISPLGRVARGDDVAQTVAFLASSESDYLTAVDLVVAGGAEIF
- a CDS encoding SDR family oxidoreductase, encoding MNPRKPRLDGKVAVVTGAGTQSDVAGTGQATAVLLAQEGAKVLLTDRSAENAGKTLAVIEEEGGTASVFAGDVTRSADCRAMTETAVERYGGLHILFNNVGLSYPGTVVDVQEEHWDEIMAVNLKAMMLASRFAIPAMMDAGGGSIINMASVDGFRSGWSYNVAYETSKGGVIALTINMAVQHGRDGIRVNCIAPGHLHGSFTAGLSDAHRELRRRSTPLGTEGTAWDVAHAAVFLAGDESRWITGITLPVDAGSSIALPLSVLPRDEGGILPDAESARF
- a CDS encoding thiamine pyrophosphate-binding protein is translated as MTGYRYIAEMLRGYGIRAVFHVPYVLDGALVEMEKLGIRRIRCHSEKAAAYMADGYARVAHGPGIAMAQSVGAANLAAGLQDAWLACSPVIAVTGRWMPHYLYQQAYQEIDHRPLYDPVTKFNAYVDGVEQIPFLLRQAFREATTGAPRPVHLDFLGLSGDLAAGSKLDAEVTVEASFARYPAFRPEPEPGRVADAAQRIARSERPVLVAGGGVTASAAQAEVVRLAEKLSVPVATSLNAKGTILENHPLSAGVVGTYSRNCANEIVSEADLVIFVGSHTGGQVSHFWQIPRQGTPVIQIDVDPAQIGRNYPAEVAIQGDAKATLERLIEAAAPVPDRAAWTERVRVLVDRWRAEFDDLLRSGAVPIRPERLCQEITEFLPSDAILLSDTGHAGMWTGAMIEITNPGQTYLRCAGSLGWAFPAAMGAKCAAPDRPVICFTGDGGFWYHLGELETAARFGINTVTVINNNRSFNQCRDAFEDASGRRGQGSDDLWVFEDIDFSGVAKSMGCKGIRVEDPERIRPALEEALAADGPVVVDVVTDIDAMAPKAYVPE